The DNA region TCGACTTCGCCGACGCCCTGGCCGCCCTGCTGCGCCAGAGGATGGCCGTAGGGGCCTGAACACCTCTTCAGGGACCTACGGCCGGCCGCGCCCCCGGGTGATCAGACCTGGGGGCGCAGCCGTGCCGCCTCCACGTCGGTGCCCGTGTCCGCGGTGCCGCCGCCGTGCAGCGCGCTGCCCTTCAGCCAGTCCTCCCAGGACAGGTTCCAGTCGCCGAAGCCGTTGTCGAACGGCGTCATGGTCTCGCCGTCGCTGCCGACGACCTTGACGATGTCGCCCTCGCGTACGGTCTCGAAGAACCACTCGGCGTCGGAGGTGCTCATCCCGGTGCAGCCGTGGCTGACGTTGGCACTGCCCTGGGAGCCGGTCGACCAGGGTGCCGCGTGGAGGTACTCGCCGCTCCAGGTGACCCGGGTCGCCCAGTAGACGGGCAGGTCGTAGGACTCCGACGAGCCGGCGGCGATGCCCACGCTGTCGCTCCGCATACGGACGAACTGCTCCTTGGCCAGCACCACCTTGACGCCGTTGCGGGTGTCGAAGCCCGGCTTGCCCGTGGTGACCGGCAGCGTGTTGATCACTTCACCGTTGCGCAGGACCGTCATCTGGTGGTCCGTGGCGTCGGTGACGGCTTCTATGTGGTCGCCGGTCGTGAGCTTGAGGGGCTTGGCGGCGGCCCCGTACAGCGCCTCGCCGACCTTTATGCCCCTGAGGTTGCTGCGGACGTCGATGGTGGCGTCGGCGGGCCAGTACTCCTTGGGGCGGTAGTGCAGGGTCTTGGCGTCCACCCAGTACCAGGAGCCGGTGACCGCGGGGGTGGAGCGGACCTGGAGCCCGCGCTCCACGGTCGCCCTGGCGGCCCTGCCGGTGACCGGAGCGCTGAGTTCCGCTGTGAGGGGCTGCCCGACCCCGTAGGTGCCCGCCTGAGGGCCGAAGGAGACCTTCAGGGACTCCTCGGCCTCGTCGGTGCCGAAGGCGTACGTACGGCTGCCGGGGGCGCCGTCGCCGTTCTCGGTGGAGACCTTGACGGTGTAGCGGGTGCCCGCCGCGAGCGAGGTGGTGGAGTGCCAGCGCCTGCCGTTCGCGTCGAGCTCGCCCGCCAGACGGCGGCCCTCCGTGTCGACGGCCGTCACGTCCGTGATGCGCGCGTCGTCACCTTTGACGGTGACTTCTATGGGCTGGTCGGGGTCGGCCTTCTGCTTCTCGGAGGGGCCGTTGAACGAGATGTCCTCGGCGGCGTCGTAGGGCTTCAGGGACAACTGGTCGCTGCCGGGCTCTCCACAGGCGGTCGCACCGGCGACCAGGGTCACGACCAGCAGAGTGCAGTTCACTACGGTGCGGATACGCGGCGTGTGGTTCATGAACCCACGCTAAGAAGATTCATCCGATCCAGCGCGCTCAGTGACTGCAAACGGGGGCCCGGCCCGCTCGTTGCCGAGCGGGCCGGGCCCCCGTGCGGGTGGTGCGTGCCGCTACTGGGTGCGGTTCTCACCGTGGTAGTACTCGAAGACCCAGCCGAAGAGCCCGATCAGGAGCATCGGGGCGGAGAAGTAGGCCAGCCACCAGCCGAAGACGACGCCCATGAAGAGGAAGGCGCCACCGATGGCCAGTGAGAGCGGCTGCCAGCTGTGCGGGGAGAAGAACCCCACCACGCCGGCCTCGTCCGCGACGTCGGCCTCCTTGTTGTCCTGGGCCATGGCGTCGACCCGGTTGGCCGTGAAGGCCAGGTAGAAGCCGATCATGATGGCCAGCCCGAAGGCCAGCAGCAGCGTGGTCGTGCCCACCGGCTCCCTGGACCAGACGCCGTAGGTGATGGCGATGATCAGGAGGAAGACGCTCAGCCAGATGAAGAGCTTGCCCTGGATCTTCACTTGCCGTCCTCCTTGCCGCCGACGAGGACCTTGTCACCCTCGGACAGGTGGTCGAGCTGCTCGAGCGCCGTGATCTCCGGGTGGTGCAGGTCGAACGCCGGGGATTCCGAGCGGATGCGCGGCAGGCTGAGGAAGTTGTGCCGCGGGGGCGGGCAGGATGTCGCCCATTCGAGCGAACGGCCGTAGCCCCAGGGGTCGTCGACCTCGATCTTCTTGCCGTACTTGGCGGTCTTCCAGATGTTGTACATGAACGGCAGCATCGACAGGCCGAGCACGAAGGACGCGATCGTCGAGACCGTGTTCAGCGCGGTGAAGCCGTCGGCGGCCAGATAGTCCGGGTACCGGCGGGGCATGCCTTCGGTACCGAGCCAGTGCTGCACGAGGAACGTGCCGTGGAAGCCCACGAACAGCGTCCAGAAGGTGATCTTGCCGAGCCGCTCGTCCAGCATCTTGCCGGTGAACTTCGGCCACCAGAAATGGAATCCGGCGAACATCGCGAAGACCACGGTGCCGAACACCACGTAGTGGAAGTGCGCCACGACGAAGTACGTGTCGGAGATGTGGAAGTCGAGCGGCGGGGAGGCCAGGATCACGCCGGTCAGACCACCGAAGAGGAAGGTGATCAGGAAGCCGACCGACCAGAGCATCGGTGTCTCGAAGGACAACGACCCCTTCCACATGGTGCCGACCCAGTTGAAGAACTTCACACCGGTCGGTACCGCGATCAGGAAGGTCATGAACGAGAAGAACGGTAGGAGTACCCCGCCCGTCACATACATGTGGTGCGCCCAGACGGTCACGGAAAGACCGGCGATGGCGATCGTGGCGCTGATGAGACCGATGTAACCGAACATCGGCTTCCGGCTGAAGACCGGAATGATCTCCGAGACGATTCCGAAGAACGGCAGAGCGATGATGTACACCTCTGGATGCCCGAAGAACCAGAAGAGGTGTTGCCACAGCAATGCGCCGCCGTTCGACGCGTCGAAGACATGCGCGCCGAATTTACGGTCGAATTCCAGCGCGAAGAGCGCGGCCGCCAGAACCGGGAAGGCCAGCAGGACCAGAACACCGGTCAGCAGGACGTTCCAGGTGAAGATCGGCATACGGAACATCGTCATGCCGGGCGCGCGCATGCAGATGATCGTGGTGATGAAGTTGACCGAGCCGAGGATCGTACCGAAGCCCGAGAAGGCCAGACCCATGATCCACATGTCGGCACCGATACCCGGCGAGCGGACCGCGTCCGACAGCGGGGCGTAGGCGAACCACCCGAAGTCGGCCGCACCCTGCGGGGTGAGGAAGCCGGCCACCGCGATCAGCGAGCCGAAGAGGTACAGCCAGTAGGCGAACATGTTCAGCCGCGGGAACGCCACATCGGGCGCGCCGATCTGGAGCGGCATGATCCAGTTCGCGAAACCGGCGAACAGCGGCGTCGCGAACATCAGCAGCATGATCGTGCCGTGCATCGTGAACGCCTGGTTGAACTGCTCGTTCGACATGATCTGCGTACCCGGACGGGCCAGCTCGGCGCGCATGACGAGCGCCAGGAGTCCGCCGATGCAGAAGAACGCGAAGGAGGTGACCAGGTAGAGCGTGCCGATCGTCTTGTGGTCCGTGGTGGTGAGCCACTTGACGACGACGCTCCCTGGCTGCTTGCGCCGTACCGGCAGCTCGTCCTCGAAAGAGTCGTCTGCTGCCGCGGCACCCTGGGATTCGTTGAGGATGCTCACAGTTTGTTCGTCTCCGCATTCCTGGCCGGGTCCGTCTGCGCGATACCCGCCGGCACGTAGCCCGTCTGACCCTTCTCCGCCAGCTCCTTCAGGTGCTGCTGGTAACGCTCAGGAGAGACGATCTTGACGTTGAAGAGCATTCGGGAGTGGTCGACGCCGCAGAGCTCGGCGCACTTGCCCATGTAGGTGCCCTCCCTCTTGGGAGTCACCTCGAAGGCGTTGGTGTGGCCCGGAATGACGTCCTGCTTCATGAGGAACGGCACCACCCAGAAGGAGTGGATGACATCGCGCGAAGTCAGGATGAAACGGACCTTCTCGCCCTTCGGCAGCCACAGGGTCGG from Streptomyces sp. NBC_01754 includes:
- a CDS encoding L,D-transpeptidase — protein: MNHTPRIRTVVNCTLLVVTLVAGATACGEPGSDQLSLKPYDAAEDISFNGPSEKQKADPDQPIEVTVKGDDARITDVTAVDTEGRRLAGELDANGRRWHSTTSLAAGTRYTVKVSTENGDGAPGSRTYAFGTDEAEESLKVSFGPQAGTYGVGQPLTAELSAPVTGRAARATVERGLQVRSTPAVTGSWYWVDAKTLHYRPKEYWPADATIDVRSNLRGIKVGEALYGAAAKPLKLTTGDHIEAVTDATDHQMTVLRNGEVINTLPVTTGKPGFDTRNGVKVVLAKEQFVRMRSDSVGIAAGSSESYDLPVYWATRVTWSGEYLHAAPWSTGSQGSANVSHGCTGMSTSDAEWFFETVREGDIVKVVGSDGETMTPFDNGFGDWNLSWEDWLKGSALHGGGTADTGTDVEAARLRPQV
- a CDS encoding cytochrome c oxidase subunit 4; protein product: MKIQGKLFIWLSVFLLIIAITYGVWSREPVGTTTLLLAFGLAIMIGFYLAFTANRVDAMAQDNKEADVADEAGVVGFFSPHSWQPLSLAIGGAFLFMGVVFGWWLAYFSAPMLLIGLFGWVFEYYHGENRTQ
- the ctaD gene encoding aa3-type cytochrome oxidase subunit I encodes the protein MSILNESQGAAAADDSFEDELPVRRKQPGSVVVKWLTTTDHKTIGTLYLVTSFAFFCIGGLLALVMRAELARPGTQIMSNEQFNQAFTMHGTIMLLMFATPLFAGFANWIMPLQIGAPDVAFPRLNMFAYWLYLFGSLIAVAGFLTPQGAADFGWFAYAPLSDAVRSPGIGADMWIMGLAFSGFGTILGSVNFITTIICMRAPGMTMFRMPIFTWNVLLTGVLVLLAFPVLAAALFALEFDRKFGAHVFDASNGGALLWQHLFWFFGHPEVYIIALPFFGIVSEIIPVFSRKPMFGYIGLISATIAIAGLSVTVWAHHMYVTGGVLLPFFSFMTFLIAVPTGVKFFNWVGTMWKGSLSFETPMLWSVGFLITFLFGGLTGVILASPPLDFHISDTYFVVAHFHYVVFGTVVFAMFAGFHFWWPKFTGKMLDERLGKITFWTLFVGFHGTFLVQHWLGTEGMPRRYPDYLAADGFTALNTVSTIASFVLGLSMLPFMYNIWKTAKYGKKIEVDDPWGYGRSLEWATSCPPPRHNFLSLPRIRSESPAFDLHHPEITALEQLDHLSEGDKVLVGGKEDGK